Proteins from one Camelina sativa cultivar DH55 chromosome 8, Cs, whole genome shotgun sequence genomic window:
- the LOC104707349 gene encoding organic cation/carnitine transporter 7-like isoform X2 → MAAAGFLSSFSPSYTWLIILRCLVGLGLGGGPVLASWYLEFIPAPSRGTWMVVFSAFWTVGTIFEASLAWLVMPRLGWRWLLALSSIPSSLLLLFYRWTSESPRYLILQGRKAEALSILEKIARMNGTQLPPGDLSSELDTELEENKNLPTEKTLLLKPGEVAEAVLVSKTVLTADKEPGFSLLALLSPTLINRTLLLWVVFFGNAFAYYGVVLLTTELTSSHNRCYPTEKKLLNSNEVNYRDVFIASFAEVPGLLLSAAMVDRLGRKVSMASMLFTCCFFLLPLLSHQSPFITTALLFGGRICISAAFTVVYIYAPEIYPTAVRTTGVGVASSVGRIGGVLCPLVAVGLVHGCHQTIAVLLFEIVILVSGICVCLFPFETSGRDLTDSISASKESPSASV, encoded by the exons ATGGCCGCAG CTGGTTTCTTGAGCTCATTTTCACCAAGCTACACGTGGTTGATCATTCTCCGATGTTTGGTTGGTCTCGGGTTGGGAGGAGGTCCTGTTCTTGCTTCTTGGTATCTTGAATTCATACCTGCACCAAGCCGAGGGACTTGGATGGTTGTTTTCTCAGCTTTCTGGACCGTTGGAACCATATTTGAAGCTTCCCTCGCTTGG TTAGTCATGCCAAGATTGGGCTGGAGGTGGTTACTTGCACTCTCTTCTATACCTTCATCGTTGCTTCTTCTGTTCTATAGGTGGACATCTGAGTCTCCTCGGTACTTAATCCTACAAGGCCGGAAAGCTGAAGCTCTTTCTATATTAGAGAAGATTGCGAGAATGAATGGAACCCAACTACCCCCGGGTGATCTCAGTTCAGAGTTGGATACCGAGCTGGAAGAGAATAAAAACCTTCCAACAGAAAAGACTCTTCTTCTTAAGCCTGGAGAAGTAGCAGAAGCTGTTTTAGTGTCCAAGACAGTACTAACAGCTGATAAGGAACCAGGTTTCTCGTTACTAGCTCTTCTATCTCCAACGCTAATCAATCGGACTTTGCTATTATGGGTTGTGTTCTTCGGAAATGCTTTTGCTTATTACGGCGTTGTCCTTCTCACCACCGAGCTGACCAGTTCCCATAACAGATGCTATCCAACCGAAAAAAAGTTGCTAAATTCAAATGAGGTTAATTACAGAGACGTTTTCATCGCCAGTTTTGCAG AGGTTCCAGGTCTACTGTTATCAGCAGCAATGGTGGATAGACTTGGACGAAAAGTTTCAATGGCATCAATGTTATTCACCTGTTGctttttccttcttcctctgttatCTCATCAATCTCCATTCATAACTACTGCTCTTCTCTTTGGCGGTCGTATATGCATCTCGGCTGCTTTCACGGTGGTGTACATATATGCTCCGGAGATATATCCAACGGCGGTGAGAACGACTGGAGTAGGAGTGGCGAGCTCGGTAGGAAGAATTGGAGGAGTCTTGTGTCCACTGGTGGCCGTTGGGTTAGTTCACGGATGCCATCAGACGATCGCTGTTCTTCTATTTGAGATTGTGATTCTTGTCTCAGGAATTTGCGTTTGTCTATTCCCTTTCGAGACAAGTGGTCGTGACCTGACAGATAGTATCTCTGCGTCCAAAGAATCACCTTCAGCCTCTGTATAG
- the LOC104707349 gene encoding organic cation/carnitine transporter 7-like isoform X1 has product MADGKPSFTVDEALVAMGFGKFQLYVLAYAGMGWIGEAMEMMLLSFVGPAVQSLWNLSSRQESFITSVVFAGMLIGAYSWGIVSDKHGRRKGFIITAVVTFVAGFLSSFSPSYTWLIILRCLVGLGLGGGPVLASWYLEFIPAPSRGTWMVVFSAFWTVGTIFEASLAWLVMPRLGWRWLLALSSIPSSLLLLFYRWTSESPRYLILQGRKAEALSILEKIARMNGTQLPPGDLSSELDTELEENKNLPTEKTLLLKPGEVAEAVLVSKTVLTADKEPGFSLLALLSPTLINRTLLLWVVFFGNAFAYYGVVLLTTELTSSHNRCYPTEKKLLNSNEVNYRDVFIASFAEVPGLLLSAAMVDRLGRKVSMASMLFTCCFFLLPLLSHQSPFITTALLFGGRICISAAFTVVYIYAPEIYPTAVRTTGVGVASSVGRIGGVLCPLVAVGLVHGCHQTIAVLLFEIVILVSGICVCLFPFETSGRDLTDSISASKESPSASV; this is encoded by the exons ATGGCAGATGGGAAACCTAGTTTCACAGTTGATGAAGCTCTTGTGGCGATGGGATTTGGTAAGTTCCAACTCTACGTCCTTGCTTACGCTGGAATGGGTTGGATTGGAGAGGCCATGGAGATGATGCTTCTCTCTTTCGTTGGACCTGCTGTTCAGTCTCTTTGGAATCTCTCTTCTCGGCAGGAAAGCTTTATTACCAGCGTTGTTTTTGCTGGTATGCTCATTGGTGCTTACTCTTGGGGCATTGTTTCTGACAAACATGGCCGCAG GAAAGGATTTATTATAACTGCGGTGGTGACTTTTGTAGCTGGTTTCTTGAGCTCATTTTCACCAAGCTACACGTGGTTGATCATTCTCCGATGTTTGGTTGGTCTCGGGTTGGGAGGAGGTCCTGTTCTTGCTTCTTGGTATCTTGAATTCATACCTGCACCAAGCCGAGGGACTTGGATGGTTGTTTTCTCAGCTTTCTGGACCGTTGGAACCATATTTGAAGCTTCCCTCGCTTGG TTAGTCATGCCAAGATTGGGCTGGAGGTGGTTACTTGCACTCTCTTCTATACCTTCATCGTTGCTTCTTCTGTTCTATAGGTGGACATCTGAGTCTCCTCGGTACTTAATCCTACAAGGCCGGAAAGCTGAAGCTCTTTCTATATTAGAGAAGATTGCGAGAATGAATGGAACCCAACTACCCCCGGGTGATCTCAGTTCAGAGTTGGATACCGAGCTGGAAGAGAATAAAAACCTTCCAACAGAAAAGACTCTTCTTCTTAAGCCTGGAGAAGTAGCAGAAGCTGTTTTAGTGTCCAAGACAGTACTAACAGCTGATAAGGAACCAGGTTTCTCGTTACTAGCTCTTCTATCTCCAACGCTAATCAATCGGACTTTGCTATTATGGGTTGTGTTCTTCGGAAATGCTTTTGCTTATTACGGCGTTGTCCTTCTCACCACCGAGCTGACCAGTTCCCATAACAGATGCTATCCAACCGAAAAAAAGTTGCTAAATTCAAATGAGGTTAATTACAGAGACGTTTTCATCGCCAGTTTTGCAG AGGTTCCAGGTCTACTGTTATCAGCAGCAATGGTGGATAGACTTGGACGAAAAGTTTCAATGGCATCAATGTTATTCACCTGTTGctttttccttcttcctctgttatCTCATCAATCTCCATTCATAACTACTGCTCTTCTCTTTGGCGGTCGTATATGCATCTCGGCTGCTTTCACGGTGGTGTACATATATGCTCCGGAGATATATCCAACGGCGGTGAGAACGACTGGAGTAGGAGTGGCGAGCTCGGTAGGAAGAATTGGAGGAGTCTTGTGTCCACTGGTGGCCGTTGGGTTAGTTCACGGATGCCATCAGACGATCGCTGTTCTTCTATTTGAGATTGTGATTCTTGTCTCAGGAATTTGCGTTTGTCTATTCCCTTTCGAGACAAGTGGTCGTGACCTGACAGATAGTATCTCTGCGTCCAAAGAATCACCTTCAGCCTCTGTATAG